Proteins from a single region of Serinus canaria isolate serCan28SL12 chromosome 28, serCan2020, whole genome shotgun sequence:
- the LOC103822037 gene encoding uncharacterized protein KIAA1958-like isoform X1, protein MSESTSDRGCSSTSSLQGDLSNLVIWAHTHGTICNQIPGLEFMQNTDHVSNDNAVLWMCRAGHAYHWHCGKSHNPGEDVTEAVGGRKRVLSSEPLARESSFEEKKVKLTPSSFEMDQEDCGSTGSCGRSQGVTEQKADSPYKRNNEPKGSQNTRKPKTSFSAAEQHFSMSDSRVQTDEQDVKSKSYKEVEIIISDEEQSEADEDNKGDRISQDNVSEPSAEKLQMHHCQKMALHQPTASQKTAFAPKAKPPLARAYIMQAPVSSSEDRSRNILRLASSTAAGPMAETSGTRSLLGSAAPKVCLKPLPAPSTEAKAQLESQPSAMFFELQTTAAFQQHLQLSPPECGTLGMGSSGDGAENVGEDSETSGSGQTPCSSTFQSPESHPPAASNGDVLKNQEKKKIYTSGDIKAFEEWLKGHHPSETRRIHTLPPADLDYYLVSFFSSAKKQNGKDFSASSLTTLRCNINRYLLDHNYQYSILRGPEFKASQEAYKLKHWYLFQKKEEGWNVVENLTGEDVKNLLEKGILSKTDPQGLLHLIFTNLIRGFGASTHHEAHHLYWGQVVLRKTRGEVEYLEWRDDLSPEENEGELNPQLFATPEDPENCPVASYKEYARRRPADMLDDNHPLYLSPRALSSVWDKVWYSKKALSKAKIDNILKVITQEVRGAVRKTKK, encoded by the exons atg AGTGAGAGCACCAGTGACAGAGGGTGCAGCAGTACCAGTTCCCTTCAAGGAGATCTCTCCAACCTTGTGATCTGGGCACACACTCATGGGACCATATGCAATCAGATCCCAGGCCTGGAATTTATGCAGAACACAGATCATGTGAGCAATGACAATGCTGTGCTGTGGATGTGCAGAGCTGGACATGCCTATCACTGGCATTGTGGGAAGTCACACAACCCAGGTGAAGATGTGACTGAGGCTGTAGGAGGGAGAAAGAGGGTCCTGTCTTCTGAGCCTTTGGCAAGGGAATCCAGCTTTGAGGAAAAGAAGGTCAAGCTGACCCCATCATCTTTTGAGATGGATCAAGAAGATTGTGGGAGCACAGGGTCATGTGGCAGATCCCAAGGGGTCACTGAGCAGAAGGCTGACAGCCCCTACAAAAGGAATAATGAGCCCAAGGGGAGTCAAAACACCAGGAAACCTAAAACATcattctctgcagcagagcagcacttctCCATGTCTGATAGTAGAGTCCAAACTGATGAACAGGATGTAAAGTCCAAAAGCTACAAAGAGGTAGAGATCATCATCTCTGATGAAGAGCAGAGTGAGGCAGATGAAGATAACAAAGGAGACAGAATCAGCCAGGATAATGTGTCAGAGCCATCTGCTGAGAAGTTGCAGATGCACCACTGCCAGAAGATGGCATTGCACCAGCCAACAGCCTCCCAAAAAACTGCCTTTGCTCCCAAGGCAAAGCCACCCCTTGCCCGTGCCTACATTATGCAGGCTCCTGTCAGCAGCTCGGAGGACCGGAGCAGGAACATCCTGAGGCTGGCTTCTTCCACTGCTGCAGGGCCCATGGCTGAAACTTCTGGAACAAGGAGCCTCCTGGGGTCAGCAGCACCAAAGGTATGTCTCAAAccccttcctgcccccagcactgaaGCCAAGGCCCAGCTTGAATCACAGCCCTCAGCGATGTTCTTTGAGCTCCAaaccactgctgcttttcagcaacATCTCCAGCTGAGCCCTCCAGAGTGTGGCACACTGGGAATGGGCTCCAGTGGGGATGGTGCTGAGAACGTGGGTGAGGACAGTGAGACATCAGGATCTGGGCAGACACCTTGTTCTTCGACTTTCCAGAGTCCAGAGAGCcatccacctgcagcctcaAATGGAG ATGTGCTGAAgaatcaggagaaaaagaaaatctatacCAGTGGAGACATAAAAGCGTTTGAAGAGTGGCTGAAGGGGCACCACCCCTCCGAGACACGCAGGATCCACACGCTGCCTCCTGCAGACCTCGACTACTACCTGGTGTCCTTCTTCAGCTCTGCCAAGAAACAGAATGGCAAGGATTTTTCTGCCAGTTCCTTAACCACCTTGCGGTGCAACATCAACAGGTACCTCCTGGACCACAACTACCAGTACAGCATCTTGAGAGGGCCAGAGTTCAAGGCCTCTCAGGAAGCCTATAAATTAAAGCATTGGTATCTGTTtcaaaagaaggaggaagggtgGAATGTTGTGGAGAACCTGACAGGTGAAGATGTGAAAAACCTTCTTGAGAAGGGAATTTTAAGCAAGACAGACCCTCAGGGCTTGTTGCACCTCATTTTCACCAACCTCATTAGGGGGTTTGGGGCAAGCACCCACCACGAGGCCCACCACCTGTACTGGGGACAGGTGGTGCTGAGGAAGACCAGAGGAGAGGTGGAGTACTTGGAGTGGAGGGATGATCTGAGCCCTGAGGAAAATGAAGGGGAGCTGAACCCACAGCTCTTTGCCACGCCTGAGGATCCAGAGAACTGCCCTGTTGCCAGTTACAAGGAGTATGCCAGGAGGAGGCCAGCAGATATGCTGGATGACAACCACCCTCTTTACCTGTCTCCCAGGGCACTGAGCTCTGTCTGGGACAAAGTGTGGTACAGCAAGAAGGCACTGTCAAAAGCCAAAATTGataatattttgaaagttaTAACCCAGGAAGTCAGAGGAGCAGTAAGGAAGACCAAGAAATAG
- the LOC103822037 gene encoding uncharacterized protein KIAA1958-like isoform X3 codes for MSESTSDRGCSSTSSLQGDLSNLVIWAHTHGTICNQIPGLEFMQNTDHVSNDNAVLWMCRAGHAYHWHCGKSHNPGEDVTEAVGGRKRVLSSEPLARESSFEEKKVKLTPSSFEMDQEDCGSTGSCGRSQGVTEQKADSPYKRNNEPKGSQNTRKPKTSFSAAEQHFSMSDSRVQTDEQDVKSKSYKEVEIIISDEEQSEADEDNKGDRISQDNVSEPSAEKLQMHHCQKMALHQPTASQKTAFAPKAKPPLARAYIMQAPVSSSEDRSRNILRLASSTAAGPMAETSGTRSLLGSAAPKSPESHPPAASNGDVLKNQEKKKIYTSGDIKAFEEWLKGHHPSETRRIHTLPPADLDYYLVSFFSSAKKQNGKDFSASSLTTLRCNINRYLLDHNYQYSILRGPEFKASQEAYKLKHWYLFQKKEEGWNVVENLTGEDVKNLLEKGILSKTDPQGLLHLIFTNLIRGFGASTHHEAHHLYWGQVVLRKTRGEVEYLEWRDDLSPEENEGELNPQLFATPEDPENCPVASYKEYARRRPADMLDDNHPLYLSPRALSSVWDKVWYSKKALSKAKIDNILKVITQEVRGAVRKTKK; via the exons atg AGTGAGAGCACCAGTGACAGAGGGTGCAGCAGTACCAGTTCCCTTCAAGGAGATCTCTCCAACCTTGTGATCTGGGCACACACTCATGGGACCATATGCAATCAGATCCCAGGCCTGGAATTTATGCAGAACACAGATCATGTGAGCAATGACAATGCTGTGCTGTGGATGTGCAGAGCTGGACATGCCTATCACTGGCATTGTGGGAAGTCACACAACCCAGGTGAAGATGTGACTGAGGCTGTAGGAGGGAGAAAGAGGGTCCTGTCTTCTGAGCCTTTGGCAAGGGAATCCAGCTTTGAGGAAAAGAAGGTCAAGCTGACCCCATCATCTTTTGAGATGGATCAAGAAGATTGTGGGAGCACAGGGTCATGTGGCAGATCCCAAGGGGTCACTGAGCAGAAGGCTGACAGCCCCTACAAAAGGAATAATGAGCCCAAGGGGAGTCAAAACACCAGGAAACCTAAAACATcattctctgcagcagagcagcacttctCCATGTCTGATAGTAGAGTCCAAACTGATGAACAGGATGTAAAGTCCAAAAGCTACAAAGAGGTAGAGATCATCATCTCTGATGAAGAGCAGAGTGAGGCAGATGAAGATAACAAAGGAGACAGAATCAGCCAGGATAATGTGTCAGAGCCATCTGCTGAGAAGTTGCAGATGCACCACTGCCAGAAGATGGCATTGCACCAGCCAACAGCCTCCCAAAAAACTGCCTTTGCTCCCAAGGCAAAGCCACCCCTTGCCCGTGCCTACATTATGCAGGCTCCTGTCAGCAGCTCGGAGGACCGGAGCAGGAACATCCTGAGGCTGGCTTCTTCCACTGCTGCAGGGCCCATGGCTGAAACTTCTGGAACAAGGAGCCTCCTGGGGTCAGCAGCACCAAAG AGTCCAGAGAGCcatccacctgcagcctcaAATGGAG ATGTGCTGAAgaatcaggagaaaaagaaaatctatacCAGTGGAGACATAAAAGCGTTTGAAGAGTGGCTGAAGGGGCACCACCCCTCCGAGACACGCAGGATCCACACGCTGCCTCCTGCAGACCTCGACTACTACCTGGTGTCCTTCTTCAGCTCTGCCAAGAAACAGAATGGCAAGGATTTTTCTGCCAGTTCCTTAACCACCTTGCGGTGCAACATCAACAGGTACCTCCTGGACCACAACTACCAGTACAGCATCTTGAGAGGGCCAGAGTTCAAGGCCTCTCAGGAAGCCTATAAATTAAAGCATTGGTATCTGTTtcaaaagaaggaggaagggtgGAATGTTGTGGAGAACCTGACAGGTGAAGATGTGAAAAACCTTCTTGAGAAGGGAATTTTAAGCAAGACAGACCCTCAGGGCTTGTTGCACCTCATTTTCACCAACCTCATTAGGGGGTTTGGGGCAAGCACCCACCACGAGGCCCACCACCTGTACTGGGGACAGGTGGTGCTGAGGAAGACCAGAGGAGAGGTGGAGTACTTGGAGTGGAGGGATGATCTGAGCCCTGAGGAAAATGAAGGGGAGCTGAACCCACAGCTCTTTGCCACGCCTGAGGATCCAGAGAACTGCCCTGTTGCCAGTTACAAGGAGTATGCCAGGAGGAGGCCAGCAGATATGCTGGATGACAACCACCCTCTTTACCTGTCTCCCAGGGCACTGAGCTCTGTCTGGGACAAAGTGTGGTACAGCAAGAAGGCACTGTCAAAAGCCAAAATTGataatattttgaaagttaTAACCCAGGAAGTCAGAGGAGCAGTAAGGAAGACCAAGAAATAG
- the LOC103822037 gene encoding uncharacterized protein KIAA1958-like isoform X2: MQNTDHVSNDNAVLWMCRAGHAYHWHCGKSHNPGEDVTEAVGGRKRVLSSEPLARESSFEEKKVKLTPSSFEMDQEDCGSTGSCGRSQGVTEQKADSPYKRNNEPKGSQNTRKPKTSFSAAEQHFSMSDSRVQTDEQDVKSKSYKEVEIIISDEEQSEADEDNKGDRISQDNVSEPSAEKLQMHHCQKMALHQPTASQKTAFAPKAKPPLARAYIMQAPVSSSEDRSRNILRLASSTAAGPMAETSGTRSLLGSAAPKVCLKPLPAPSTEAKAQLESQPSAMFFELQTTAAFQQHLQLSPPECGTLGMGSSGDGAENVGEDSETSGSGQTPCSSTFQSPESHPPAASNGDVLKNQEKKKIYTSGDIKAFEEWLKGHHPSETRRIHTLPPADLDYYLVSFFSSAKKQNGKDFSASSLTTLRCNINRYLLDHNYQYSILRGPEFKASQEAYKLKHWYLFQKKEEGWNVVENLTGEDVKNLLEKGILSKTDPQGLLHLIFTNLIRGFGASTHHEAHHLYWGQVVLRKTRGEVEYLEWRDDLSPEENEGELNPQLFATPEDPENCPVASYKEYARRRPADMLDDNHPLYLSPRALSSVWDKVWYSKKALSKAKIDNILKVITQEVRGAVRKTKK, from the exons ATGCAGAACACAGATCATGTGAGCAATGACAATGCTGTGCTGTGGATGTGCAGAGCTGGACATGCCTATCACTGGCATTGTGGGAAGTCACACAACCCAGGTGAAGATGTGACTGAGGCTGTAGGAGGGAGAAAGAGGGTCCTGTCTTCTGAGCCTTTGGCAAGGGAATCCAGCTTTGAGGAAAAGAAGGTCAAGCTGACCCCATCATCTTTTGAGATGGATCAAGAAGATTGTGGGAGCACAGGGTCATGTGGCAGATCCCAAGGGGTCACTGAGCAGAAGGCTGACAGCCCCTACAAAAGGAATAATGAGCCCAAGGGGAGTCAAAACACCAGGAAACCTAAAACATcattctctgcagcagagcagcacttctCCATGTCTGATAGTAGAGTCCAAACTGATGAACAGGATGTAAAGTCCAAAAGCTACAAAGAGGTAGAGATCATCATCTCTGATGAAGAGCAGAGTGAGGCAGATGAAGATAACAAAGGAGACAGAATCAGCCAGGATAATGTGTCAGAGCCATCTGCTGAGAAGTTGCAGATGCACCACTGCCAGAAGATGGCATTGCACCAGCCAACAGCCTCCCAAAAAACTGCCTTTGCTCCCAAGGCAAAGCCACCCCTTGCCCGTGCCTACATTATGCAGGCTCCTGTCAGCAGCTCGGAGGACCGGAGCAGGAACATCCTGAGGCTGGCTTCTTCCACTGCTGCAGGGCCCATGGCTGAAACTTCTGGAACAAGGAGCCTCCTGGGGTCAGCAGCACCAAAGGTATGTCTCAAAccccttcctgcccccagcactgaaGCCAAGGCCCAGCTTGAATCACAGCCCTCAGCGATGTTCTTTGAGCTCCAaaccactgctgcttttcagcaacATCTCCAGCTGAGCCCTCCAGAGTGTGGCACACTGGGAATGGGCTCCAGTGGGGATGGTGCTGAGAACGTGGGTGAGGACAGTGAGACATCAGGATCTGGGCAGACACCTTGTTCTTCGACTTTCCAGAGTCCAGAGAGCcatccacctgcagcctcaAATGGAG ATGTGCTGAAgaatcaggagaaaaagaaaatctatacCAGTGGAGACATAAAAGCGTTTGAAGAGTGGCTGAAGGGGCACCACCCCTCCGAGACACGCAGGATCCACACGCTGCCTCCTGCAGACCTCGACTACTACCTGGTGTCCTTCTTCAGCTCTGCCAAGAAACAGAATGGCAAGGATTTTTCTGCCAGTTCCTTAACCACCTTGCGGTGCAACATCAACAGGTACCTCCTGGACCACAACTACCAGTACAGCATCTTGAGAGGGCCAGAGTTCAAGGCCTCTCAGGAAGCCTATAAATTAAAGCATTGGTATCTGTTtcaaaagaaggaggaagggtgGAATGTTGTGGAGAACCTGACAGGTGAAGATGTGAAAAACCTTCTTGAGAAGGGAATTTTAAGCAAGACAGACCCTCAGGGCTTGTTGCACCTCATTTTCACCAACCTCATTAGGGGGTTTGGGGCAAGCACCCACCACGAGGCCCACCACCTGTACTGGGGACAGGTGGTGCTGAGGAAGACCAGAGGAGAGGTGGAGTACTTGGAGTGGAGGGATGATCTGAGCCCTGAGGAAAATGAAGGGGAGCTGAACCCACAGCTCTTTGCCACGCCTGAGGATCCAGAGAACTGCCCTGTTGCCAGTTACAAGGAGTATGCCAGGAGGAGGCCAGCAGATATGCTGGATGACAACCACCCTCTTTACCTGTCTCCCAGGGCACTGAGCTCTGTCTGGGACAAAGTGTGGTACAGCAAGAAGGCACTGTCAAAAGCCAAAATTGataatattttgaaagttaTAACCCAGGAAGTCAGAGGAGCAGTAAGGAAGACCAAGAAATAG
- the MISP gene encoding mitotic interactor and substrate of PLK1 gives MDRVTRHLVFQLPQASHRHDSLADLRASSDDDVFSSAQHSSQRLENGYSWKRRSQSPSYFLEGGRDVWTPSPDRESKLEVVRSGSLYDLRAYKGERKPSKLYDDEEQDLYRVPPPNISPEKARELEDERKEVIRSQAMKKSSTIAERWSSMDELGSISTSVGSQGEGRHTGSGPTSFAIWFDKPSPGRAATPVDPENIDTEQINFSAARQQFLMLEKTNPGSFFSPGQQAMSPRPESVTKVSREEWYSPEMATKGTRGYSSAGASSQSGRDKSVYQVYGVSSYKTPEKEEVYAPRKAHTERSYPIGKTSILTKAGSREDLDSGLGEMYTEATAGYASDGSTSNETFNVDLRASSSGPGKEMRVSNETPIEREIRMAMEREENLWKERGIQRLTSGSELVEIQTKPVLNIHSSPGPGRKGKDRGRASLYVQREIEQETKREEDLKRQGRLLGAYDRGTQQELEERRRVFEQEEAPPEKPTPLKRAEERRSWVKEFVVEQPLSPSPTEDTRAGRSIPSYTASIAHFQLSQPRFAASERSREQPSVSQHASASASKWGSEDSWGGKLPGSTPSPSSTAVLPREYLKLSFWKPKVSFVEDMGTQSPLRREDGREEQYRLRTWKPQTSALIEEEIRSDLQREEELQEQRRRLMDIYSSAGPQEGSRSRHSSAASGASGNYSVSESPASSPASHQPGILGLISSFTPLRVTSSSQGSAETLTPDSSRSSPFEERRRRVKEDGKYAGIEPIDKVNTEVVESTRVFRHKSAMAQRWEAGQYVRDED, from the exons ATGGACAGAGTCACCAGGCACCTTGTGTTCCAGCTGCCACAGGCCTCGCACAGGCACGACTCGCTGGCAGACCTGAGGGCCAGCAGTGATGATGATGtcttcagctctgctcagcacagcagccagaggcTGGAAAATGGCTACAGCTGGAAGAGGAGGTCCCAGTCACCCTCATATTTCCTGGAGGGTGGAAGAGATGTCTGGACCCCATCCCCAGACAGAGAGTCCAAGCTGGAGGTGGTGAGATCGGGAAGCCTGTACGACCTCCGGGCTTACAAGGGTGAGAGGAAACCCTCCAAGCTCTATGATGATGAGGAGCAAGACCTGTACAGGGTCCCTCCACCCAACATCTCACCTGAGAAAGCCAGGGAGCTCGAAGATGAGAGGAAGGAGGTCATCCGGAGCCAGGCCATGAAGAAAAGCTCCACCATCGCGGAGAGGTGGAGCTCCATGGATGAGCTGGGCTCCATCAGCACCAGCGTGGGCAGCCAAGGTGAAGGCAGGCACACAGGCAGTGGCCCCACCAGCTTTGCCATCTGGTTTGACAAaccttccccaggcagggctgcaacTCCCGTTGACCCTGAGAATATTGACACGGAGCAGATCAACTTCTCTGCGGCTCGGCAGCAGTTCCTGATGCTGGAGAAGACCAACCCAGGCTCATTTttcagcccagggcagcaggccATGTCCCCAAGGCCAGAGTCAGTGACAAAAGTCTCCAGAGAAGAGTGGTACAGCCCTGAGATGGCCACGAAGGGTACGAGAGGCtacagcagtgctggtgcaTCAAGCCAGAGTGGGAGAGACAAGAGCGTTTACCAGGTTTATGGTGTGTCCTCATACAAGACACCCGAGAAGGAGGAGGTTTATGCTCCCAGAAAAGCTCACACAGAAAGGTCATATCCCATTGGGAAGACATCCATCCTGACCAAAGCAGGGTCCAGAGAAGACCTGGACTCTGGATTAGGTGAGATGTATACAGAAGCCACTGCAGGCTATGCCAGCGATGGAAGCACCTCCAACGAGACCTTCAACGTGGATTTGagggccagcagcagtgggCCAGGCAAGGAGATGAGGGTCAGCAATGAGACACCCATTGAGAGGGAGATCCGCATGGCAATGGAAAGGGAGGAGAACCTCTGGAAGGAAAGGGGGATCCAGCGGCTGACCTCCGGCAGCGAGCTGGTGGAGATCCAGACCAAGCCTGTCCTCAACATTCACTCGTCTCCCGGCCCaggcaggaaagggaaggacaGAGGCCGCGCTTCCCTTTATGTCCAGAGGGAAATTGAACAGGAAACGAAGCGTGAGGAAGATCTGAAGAggcaggggaggctgctgggggCGTATGACAGAGGGacgcagcaggagctggaggagcgCAGGAGGGTGTTCGAGCAGGAGGAAGCCCCCCCAGAGAAGCCCACTCCCCTGAAGcgggcagaggagaggaggagctgggttAAAGAGTTTGTGGTGGAGCAGCCCTTGAGCCCCAGCCCTACAGAAgacaccagggctgggagaagcaTTCCCAGCTACACAGCGAGCATCGCCCActtccagctgtcccagccgCGCTTCGCCGCCAGCGAGAGGAGCCGGGAGCAGCCCTCGGTGTCCCAGCACGCTTCCGCCAGCGCCAGCAAATGGGGGAGCGAGGATTCCTGGGGAGGAAAGCTTCCCGGCTCCACCCcgagccccagcagcactgctgtcctgcCCAGAGAGTACTTGAAGCTCTCCTTCTGGAAGCCCAAGGTGTCCTTCGTGGAGGACATGGGCACGCAGAGCCCGCTGCGCAGGGAGGACGGCCGGGAGGAGCAGTACCGGCTGCGGACCTGGAAGCCGCAGACGTCGGCGCTGATCGAGGAGGAGATCCGGAGTGAcctgcagagggaagaggagctccaggagcagcgGAGGCGGCTGATGGACATCTACAGCAGTGCTGGTCCCCAGGAGGGCTCCCGCTCCCGGCACAGCTCTG CTGCCTCAGGTGCAAGTGGCAACTACTCAGTGTCCGAgtctcctgcctcctctcctgcctcacaCCAGCCGGGGATCCTGGGGCTGATCTCATCCTTCACCCCGCTGAGAGTGACCAGTTCctcccagggcagtgcagagACCCTCACCCCTGACTCATCGCGTTCCAGCCCCTTTGAGGAGCGGAGGAGGAGGGTGAAGGAGGATGGAAAG TACGCAGGCATTGAACCCATCGACAAGGTCAACACAGAG GTGGTGGAAAGCACCCGAGTGTTTCGCCACAAGAGCGCCATGGCCCAGCGCTGGGAGGCGGGGCAGTACGTGCGGGATGAGGACTGA